A region of Candidatus Leptovillus gracilis DNA encodes the following proteins:
- a CDS encoding HD domain-containing protein — MSWQPLQWEPRFLAFLQQQMTLGGATDAAHDLAHVRRVVAAATRLAASEGADMAVVGPAAWLHDCVIVPKNSPQRSQASRWAAETAVTFLRASQYPAQHLEAIAHAIVAHSFSAAIPPQTIEAKVVQDADRLDALGAIGMARAFMVGGALARPLYDEADPFCRQRPPDDATATLDHFYTKLFKLPGTMQTAAGRAEAERRAAFMQTFLAQLAAEIGG, encoded by the coding sequence ATGTCCTGGCAGCCACTTCAATGGGAGCCGCGTTTCCTGGCTTTTCTGCAACAACAGATGACTCTGGGCGGCGCGACCGACGCCGCCCACGACCTGGCCCATGTGCGCCGGGTGGTGGCTGCGGCCACCCGACTGGCGGCCAGCGAAGGGGCAGACATGGCCGTCGTCGGGCCGGCCGCCTGGCTGCACGACTGTGTGATTGTGCCCAAAAATTCACCACAGCGGTCGCAGGCGTCCCGATGGGCGGCGGAAACGGCCGTCACGTTCCTCCGCGCCAGCCAATACCCCGCTCAACACCTGGAGGCCATCGCCCACGCCATCGTCGCCCACAGCTTTTCCGCCGCCATCCCACCGCAGACAATTGAGGCCAAAGTGGTGCAAGACGCCGACCGGTTGGACGCGCTGGGGGCCATCGGCATGGCCCGCGCGTTCATGGTCGGCGGCGCGTTGGCCCGCCCGTTGTACGACGAAGCCGATCCCTTCTGCCGCCAACGCCCGCCCGACGACGCCACAGCCACTCTGGACCACTTCTACACAAAGCTCTTTAAGCTGCCCGGTACGATGCAAACGGCCGCCGGCCGCGCCGAAGCGGAGCGCCGCGCCGCTTTTATGCAGACGTTTTTGGCGCAGTTGGCCGCCGAAATTGGCGGCTAG